The following are encoded together in the Lactuca sativa cultivar Salinas chromosome 1, Lsat_Salinas_v11, whole genome shotgun sequence genome:
- the LOC111900553 gene encoding uncharacterized protein LOC111900553: MGDVKAEPIAAAAVWPTVNPSVNGGASGTPTTCVFQSGDTIKFSSGVHQVPIIENHEALQNTFEKNARGDKWDFEEDMALMSAWCVANELQFHGKNQKKTSLWAQVKKLYNEAQSENPKKLGLRNDNQMRGRWKRLNENAIKWIESYRKADKQKTSEMSLKDIENEAHKIYATCGSTYNDIIVFNEVMCKYPKWELLNESDTPSHEDDESGDSTKRIRTNEEGDYCFLSNTETPNSGGSTINREYKKKEKCSLFHNECVMDLHAIRITRESEVEIMRKRLDLDQRKEERKVKKEERKSKKVYHMHLNTLLAKEHLSPKDKDMKHHLLSMLYGK; encoded by the exons ATGGGAGATGTAAAAGCAGAGCCCATCGCCGCCGCCGCCGTATGGCCTACCGTTAATCCCTCCGTCAATGGCGGAGCATCCGGTACACCTACTACTTGTGTCTTCCAATCCGGCGATACGATCAAG TTTTCTTCGGGTGTTCACCAAGTTCCTATAATCGAAAATCACGAAGCATTGCAAAATACTTTTGAAAAAAATGCAAGAGGCGATAAATGGGATTTTGAAGAAGACATGGCTTTAATGTCAGCATGGTGTGTTGCCAATGAACTTCAATTTCATGGAAAAAACCAAAAGAAAACATCATTGTGGGCGCAAGTTAAAAAATTATACAATGAAGCTCAATCAGAAAACCCAAAAAAACTCGGCTTAAGAAACGATAATCAAATGAGAGGTCGTTGGAAACGACTTAATGAAAATGCTATCAAGTGGATCGAATCCTATAGGAAAGCGGATAAACAAAAAACAAGTGAAATGAGTCTGAAAGATATTGAGAATGAAGCTCATAAAATTTATGCTACATGTGGGAGCACGTATAATGACATTATTGTATTTAATGAAGTTATGTGTAAATATCCGAAGTGGGAATTACTAAATGAGAGTGACACGCCTTCCCATGAAGATGATGAAAGTGGTGATAGCAcaaaaagaataaggactaatgAAGAAGGGGACTATTGTTTCCTATCCAACACAGAAACGCCAAATAGTGGTGGTTCAACAATTAATCGTGAgtataaaaagaaagaaaaatgttCTTTGTTTCACAATGAATGTGTTATGGATCTTCATGCAATAAGGATTACTAGAGAAAGTGAAGTTGAAATCATGAGAAAAAGACTCGACTTGGACCAAAGAAAGGAAGAAAGAAAGGTcaaaaaggaagaaaggaagagtaAAAAGGTGTATCACATGCATTTGAATACACTATTAGCAAAAGAACACTTGTCGCCAAAAGATAAAGACATGAAACATCATCTATTGTCGATGTTGTATGGAAAGTGA